Proteins encoded in a region of the Pseudomonas viciae genome:
- the thiI gene encoding tRNA uracil 4-sulfurtransferase ThiI, translated as MKLIVKVFPEITIKSRPVRMRFIRQLAKNIRTVLRDLDPAVVVNGVWDNLELETRVSEPRILKEMTERLSCMPGIAHFLQVDEYPLGDFDDILAKCMLHYGDALAGKIFSVRCKRAGKHPFSSMDVEKYVGSQLRRQCGAAGISLKDPQIEVRIEIRDQRLFVIHSQHNSIGGYPLGSLEQTLVLMSGGFDSTVAAYQIMRRGLMSHFCFFNLGGRAHELGVMEVAHFIWKKYGSSQRVLFVSVPFEEVLGEILGKVDNSHMGVILKRMMLRAASRIADRLQIDALVTGEAISQVSSQTLPNLSVIDCVTEKLVLRPLIASHKQDIIDTAIEIGTADFARHMPEYCGVISVNPKTAAKRGRVEHEEKEFDMAVLERALENARLVPIDRVIDELGQDIQIEEVGEALAGQIIIDIRHPDDAEDDPLNIAGIEVQTMPFYAVNARFKELDPTRQYLLYCDKGVMSRLHAHHLLSEGHANVRVYRPS; from the coding sequence ATGAAACTAATCGTAAAAGTCTTCCCCGAGATCACCATCAAGAGCCGCCCGGTACGGATGCGTTTCATCCGCCAGTTGGCCAAGAACATCCGCACCGTGCTCCGAGACCTGGACCCGGCCGTGGTGGTGAACGGCGTGTGGGACAACCTCGAGCTGGAAACCCGCGTCAGCGAACCCAGGATCCTCAAGGAAATGACCGAGCGCCTGAGCTGCATGCCGGGCATCGCGCATTTCCTGCAGGTCGATGAATATCCACTGGGGGATTTCGACGACATCCTCGCCAAGTGCATGCTCCATTATGGTGATGCCCTGGCCGGCAAGATCTTTTCGGTACGTTGCAAGCGTGCCGGCAAACACCCGTTCAGCTCGATGGACGTGGAGAAATACGTCGGCAGCCAGCTACGTCGTCAGTGCGGCGCCGCCGGTATTTCGTTGAAAGACCCGCAAATAGAAGTACGCATCGAGATTCGCGACCAGCGGCTGTTCGTGATCCACAGCCAGCACAACAGCATTGGCGGTTACCCGCTGGGTTCGCTGGAGCAGACCCTGGTGCTGATGTCCGGCGGCTTCGACTCCACGGTCGCCGCCTACCAGATCATGCGTCGCGGGTTGATGAGCCATTTCTGCTTCTTCAACCTCGGCGGGCGCGCCCATGAACTGGGCGTAATGGAAGTGGCGCACTTCATCTGGAAGAAGTACGGCAGCTCCCAACGCGTGTTATTTGTGAGTGTGCCGTTCGAAGAAGTCCTGGGCGAGATTCTCGGCAAAGTCGATAACAGTCATATGGGCGTCATTTTGAAGCGTATGATGTTGCGCGCCGCTTCACGAATTGCCGACCGCCTGCAGATCGATGCGCTGGTGACCGGTGAAGCGATCTCCCAGGTATCCAGCCAGACGCTGCCGAACCTGTCGGTGATTGACTGCGTGACCGAGAAGCTGGTCTTGCGTCCGCTGATCGCCAGCCACAAGCAGGACATCATCGACACGGCCATCGAGATCGGCACCGCCGATTTTGCCCGGCACATGCCGGAGTACTGCGGGGTCATCTCGGTCAATCCGAAGACGGCGGCCAAGCGCGGGCGGGTGGAGCATGAAGAGAAAGAATTCGACATGGCGGTGCTCGAGCGTGCGCTCGAAAACGCCAGGCTGGTGCCAATCGATCGCGTAATCGATGAGTTGGGCCAGGACATCCAAATTGAAGAAGTCGGCGAAGCGCTGGCCGGTCAGATCATCATCGACATCCGTCACCCGGACGACGCTGAAGACGACCCGCTGAATATCGCCGGCATCGAGGTACAAACGATGCCGTTCTATGCAGTGAACGCGCGTTTCAAGGAACTGGACCCTACTCGCCAGTACCTGCTGTATTGCGACAAAGGCGTGATGAGTCGCCTGCATGCCCACCATTTGCTCAGTGAGGGGCATGCCAATGTGCGCGTTTATCGACCGAGCTAA
- the typA gene encoding translational GTPase TypA codes for MIENLRNIAIIAHVDHGKTTLVDKLLRQSGTLERNELNDERVMDSNDQEKERGITILAKNTAINWNGYHINIVDTPGHADFGGEVERVMSMVDSVLLLVDAQDGPMPQTRFVTKKAFEAGLRPIVVINKVDRPGARPDWVLDQIFDLFDNLGATEEQLDFKVVYASALNGIAGLDHTAMAEDMTPLYQSIVDDVPAPKVDRDGPFQMQISALDYNSFLGVIGVGRIARGRIKPNTPVVAIDADGKKRNGRILKLMGHHGLHRIDVEEAAAGDIVCISGFEQLFISDTLCDPMNVEAMKPLTVDEPTVSMTFQVNDSPFCGKEGKFVTSRNIKERLDKELLYNVALRVEEGDSADKFKVSGRGELHLSVLIETMRREGFEMGVGRPEVIIRMVDGVKHEPYENVTIDLPEESQGAIMEQMGLRKGDLTNMVPDGKGRVRLEYNIPARGLIGFRNEFLTLTSGGGILTSIFDRYDVMKSGDMSGRQNGVLVSVATGKALTYSLETLQARGKLFVEHGQDIYEGQIVGLNSRDNDLGVNPTKGKKLDNMRASGKDETIALVPPVKFTLEQALEFVQEDELCEVTPKSIRLRKKILGESERTRAAKKSGN; via the coding sequence GTGATCGAAAATCTACGCAACATCGCCATCATTGCTCACGTTGACCATGGTAAAACCACCCTGGTAGACAAACTCTTGCGTCAATCCGGCACCCTGGAGCGCAACGAGCTCAACGACGAGCGCGTGATGGACTCCAACGACCAGGAAAAAGAGCGCGGTATTACCATCCTGGCGAAAAACACCGCCATCAACTGGAACGGCTACCACATCAACATCGTGGACACCCCGGGCCACGCCGACTTCGGTGGTGAAGTAGAGCGCGTAATGTCGATGGTCGACTCCGTGCTGCTGCTGGTCGACGCCCAGGACGGCCCTATGCCGCAAACCCGCTTCGTGACCAAGAAGGCTTTCGAAGCCGGCCTGCGTCCGATCGTGGTCATCAACAAGGTTGACCGTCCAGGCGCGCGTCCGGACTGGGTTCTGGACCAGATCTTCGACCTGTTCGACAACCTGGGTGCTACCGAAGAACAGCTGGACTTCAAAGTCGTCTACGCCTCGGCCCTGAACGGTATTGCCGGTCTGGACCACACCGCCATGGCTGAAGACATGACCCCGCTGTACCAGTCGATCGTCGACGACGTACCGGCGCCGAAAGTCGACCGTGACGGTCCGTTCCAGATGCAAATCTCGGCACTGGACTACAACAGCTTCCTGGGTGTGATCGGTGTTGGCCGTATCGCTCGTGGTCGCATCAAGCCGAACACGCCGGTCGTGGCTATCGATGCCGACGGCAAGAAGCGTAACGGTCGTATCCTCAAGCTGATGGGTCACCACGGTCTGCACCGTATCGACGTTGAAGAAGCAGCAGCCGGCGACATCGTCTGCATCAGCGGCTTCGAGCAACTGTTCATCTCCGACACCCTGTGCGATCCGATGAACGTCGAAGCGATGAAGCCGTTGACCGTCGACGAGCCAACCGTTTCCATGACCTTCCAGGTCAACGACTCGCCATTCTGCGGTAAAGAAGGCAAGTTCGTGACCAGCCGCAACATCAAGGAACGCCTGGACAAAGAGCTGCTCTACAACGTTGCCCTGCGCGTTGAAGAAGGCGACTCGGCCGACAAGTTCAAGGTTTCCGGCCGTGGTGAGCTGCACCTCTCGGTACTGATCGAAACCATGCGTCGCGAAGGCTTCGAAATGGGCGTTGGTCGTCCTGAAGTGATCATCCGTATGGTTGATGGCGTCAAGCACGAACCGTACGAAAACGTGACCATCGACCTGCCGGAAGAATCCCAGGGCGCGATCATGGAGCAAATGGGCCTGCGCAAGGGCGACCTGACCAACATGGTTCCGGATGGCAAGGGCCGTGTGCGCCTTGAGTACAACATCCCGGCCCGTGGCCTGATCGGTTTCCGTAACGAGTTCCTGACCCTGACCTCCGGTGGCGGCATCCTGACTTCGATCTTCGATCGTTACGACGTGATGAAGTCCGGCGACATGTCCGGCCGTCAGAACGGTGTTCTGGTATCGGTTGCGACCGGCAAGGCACTGACCTACTCGCTGGAAACCCTGCAAGCCCGTGGCAAGCTGTTCGTTGAACACGGCCAGGACATCTACGAAGGTCAAATCGTCGGCCTGAACAGCCGCGACAACGACCTGGGCGTGAACCCGACCAAAGGCAAGAAGCTCGACAACATGCGTGCTTCGGGCAAAGACGAAACCATCGCCCTGGTTCCGCCGGTCAAGTTCACCCTGGAGCAAGCTCTGGAGTTCGTACAAGAAGACGAACTGTGTGAAGTGACGCCGAAGTCGATTCGCCTGCGTAAGAAAATCCTTGGCGAAAGCGAGCGTACCCGCGCTGCCAAGAAAAGCGGTAACTGA
- a CDS encoding glycogen/starch/alpha-glucan phosphorylase, which translates to MTQEPLVREAEVAAFRDAVLTKLTYAVGKDPDHAFDHDWFEAIALAARDHMVEHWMDHTRQIYRKGQKRVYYLSLEFLIGRLLYDSLSNLGLLDTAREALTELGVDLERIRLLEPDAALGNGGLGRLAACFMESMSTLGIAGHGYGIRYEHGLFRQAIVDGWQQEQTEHWLDFGNPWEFERPEVVYPIGFGGGVETVTDEAGKTRQVWTPGETVRAIAYDTPVVGWRGASVNTLRLWRARAVEDLHLERFNAGDHLGAVAEVARAESISRVLYPADSTEAGQELRLRQEYFFVAASLQDLLRRHRNMHTSVLTLGDHAAIQLNDTHPSIAVAELMRQLVDVYDVAWDAAWQITQDTLSYTNHTLLPEALETWPVGLMERMLPRHMQIIYLINAQHIDSLRAKGVHDFDVLRSVSLIEEDNGRRVRMGNLAFLGSHSVNGVSALHTQLMRSTVFSEMHKLYPDRINNKTNGITFRRWLFQANAELTSMMVDALGPSVLDNPEERLIELEPFADKPAFRKQFAEQRLHSKKALAYLIHERLGIAVNPAAMFDVQVKRIHEYKRQLLNLMHTVALYQAIRAEPEVDWVPRVKIFAGKAAASYHQAKLIIKLTNDIARVVNNDPTVRGLLKVVFLPNYNVSLAESIIPAADLSEQISTAGFEASGTSNMKFGLNGALTIGTMDGANVEMHERVGGEHMFIFGLTAEQVEARKQNGEFSAAPDIAASHRLNDVLQAIRGGVFSPDDPMRYTGLVDSLVDYDRFLVCADFDSYWNAQAKVEERWHDSKQWWRSAVLNTARMGWFSSDRTIREYATDIWKALE; encoded by the coding sequence ATGACTCAAGAACCACTTGTTCGCGAAGCCGAAGTCGCTGCTTTTCGCGATGCTGTGTTGACCAAACTCACTTATGCCGTTGGCAAGGACCCGGATCATGCGTTTGATCACGACTGGTTCGAAGCCATTGCCCTGGCCGCCCGCGACCACATGGTCGAACACTGGATGGACCACACGCGGCAGATCTACCGCAAGGGCCAGAAGCGCGTCTATTACCTCTCCCTGGAATTCCTCATTGGGCGCTTGCTCTATGACAGCCTGAGCAATCTCGGCCTGTTGGACACCGCCCGTGAAGCGTTGACCGAACTGGGCGTGGACCTGGAACGCATTCGCCTGCTCGAACCGGATGCGGCGTTGGGCAATGGCGGCCTCGGCCGGTTGGCGGCGTGTTTCATGGAAAGCATGTCGACCCTGGGCATCGCTGGCCACGGCTACGGCATTCGTTATGAGCATGGTCTGTTTCGTCAGGCCATCGTTGACGGCTGGCAGCAGGAGCAGACCGAGCACTGGCTGGATTTCGGCAACCCGTGGGAGTTTGAACGACCGGAGGTGGTCTACCCGATCGGCTTTGGCGGCGGCGTCGAAACGGTGACTGATGAGGCTGGCAAGACTCGACAAGTCTGGACGCCGGGCGAAACCGTGCGTGCCATCGCCTATGACACCCCGGTGGTGGGGTGGCGTGGTGCCAGCGTCAACACCCTGCGTCTATGGCGCGCCCGGGCTGTGGAAGACCTGCACCTGGAACGCTTCAATGCCGGCGACCATTTGGGGGCGGTGGCAGAAGTGGCCCGTGCCGAAAGTATTTCCCGCGTACTCTACCCGGCCGACAGCACCGAAGCTGGCCAGGAACTGCGCCTGCGCCAGGAGTATTTCTTCGTCGCCGCCTCGTTGCAGGACTTGCTGCGCCGTCATCGCAACATGCACACCTCAGTGCTGACCCTGGGCGACCACGCGGCGATCCAGCTCAACGACACTCACCCGTCAATCGCCGTGGCCGAGCTGATGCGGCAGTTGGTGGACGTCTATGACGTGGCATGGGACGCGGCCTGGCAGATCACCCAGGACACGCTGTCCTACACCAACCACACGCTGCTGCCCGAAGCCCTGGAAACCTGGCCAGTCGGGTTGATGGAGCGCATGTTGCCCCGGCACATGCAGATCATTTACCTGATCAACGCCCAGCACATCGATTCGTTGCGGGCCAAGGGCGTGCATGATTTCGACGTGCTGCGCTCGGTTTCGCTGATCGAAGAGGACAACGGTCGTCGGGTGCGCATGGGCAATCTGGCGTTCCTCGGCTCCCACAGCGTCAACGGTGTATCCGCGCTACACACGCAGCTGATGCGCAGCACGGTGTTCTCCGAGATGCACAAGCTCTATCCGGATCGGATCAACAACAAGACCAATGGCATCACCTTCCGCCGCTGGTTGTTCCAGGCCAACGCCGAACTGACCTCGATGATGGTCGACGCCCTCGGCCCGAGCGTGCTCGATAACCCCGAAGAGCGCCTGATCGAACTGGAGCCGTTCGCCGATAAGCCGGCGTTTCGCAAACAGTTCGCCGAGCAGCGGCTGCACAGCAAGAAGGCCCTGGCGTATCTGATCCACGAGCGGCTCGGTATCGCCGTGAACCCGGCGGCGATGTTCGATGTGCAGGTCAAGCGGATCCACGAATACAAGCGCCAGTTGCTCAACCTGATGCACACCGTGGCGCTGTACCAGGCGATTCGCGCCGAGCCGGAAGTGGACTGGGTGCCACGGGTGAAGATCTTCGCCGGCAAGGCCGCTGCCAGTTACCACCAGGCCAAGCTGATCATCAAGTTGACCAACGACATCGCCCGGGTAGTGAACAACGACCCGACCGTACGTGGCCTGCTCAAAGTGGTGTTTCTGCCCAACTACAACGTCAGCCTGGCCGAGAGCATTATCCCGGCGGCGGACTTGTCGGAGCAGATCTCCACGGCCGGTTTCGAAGCGTCGGGCACCAGCAACATGAAGTTCGGCCTCAACGGTGCGCTGACCATCGGCACCATGGACGGCGCCAACGTAGAGATGCATGAGCGCGTGGGCGGTGAGCATATGTTCATCTTCGGCCTGACCGCCGAGCAGGTGGAAGCCCGCAAGCAGAACGGTGAGTTCAGCGCCGCGCCGGACATCGCCGCGTCCCATCGCCTCAATGATGTGTTGCAGGCGATTCGTGGCGGGGTGTTCTCGCCGGATGATCCGATGCGCTATACCGGGTTGGTGGATTCGTTGGTGGACTACGACCGCTTCCTGGTCTGCGCCGACTTCGACTCGTACTGGAACGCCCAGGCCAAGGTCGAAGAGCGTTGGCACGACTCCAAGCAGTGGTGGCGTTCGGCGGTACTGAACACCGCGCGCATGGGCTGGTTCTCCTCGGATCGGACTATCCGCGAGTACGCCACCGACATCTGGAAGGCCCTGGAGTAG
- a CDS encoding chorismate mutase — MTLRFKLCLALSAALLASTAEAASAPAPEALTPLLNAIGERLALADQVALSKWDSHKPVEDRQREREVIAAAVAQAPAYKLSGETVEAFFAAQIEANKMVQYINLSDWALEGKAPDLPRPDLVGQIRPQLDRLQKRLLQQLADFAPYRTDPQCPQWLARATHNNKQHPVHRLALIRATAELCVFTKS; from the coding sequence ATGACTTTGCGCTTCAAACTCTGCCTTGCCCTGTCTGCCGCGCTGCTGGCCTCCACCGCCGAGGCCGCCTCTGCTCCCGCCCCTGAGGCCCTCACCCCGCTGCTTAACGCCATTGGCGAGCGCCTGGCCCTCGCCGACCAAGTGGCACTGAGCAAATGGGACAGCCACAAACCAGTAGAAGACCGTCAGCGCGAGCGTGAAGTCATTGCCGCCGCCGTCGCCCAGGCGCCGGCCTACAAGCTGAGCGGCGAAACCGTGGAAGCGTTTTTCGCTGCCCAGATAGAAGCCAACAAAATGGTGCAGTACATCAATTTGTCCGACTGGGCCCTGGAAGGTAAGGCCCCGGACCTCCCACGCCCGGACCTGGTGGGACAGATCCGCCCGCAACTCGACCGCCTGCAAAAGCGCCTGCTGCAACAACTGGCTGACTTCGCCCCCTACCGCACCGACCCGCAGTGCCCGCAATGGCTGGCCCGGGCCACCCACAACAACAAACAGCACCCGGTGCACCGGCTCGCCCTGATCCGGGCGACTGCTGAGCTGTGTGTCTTCACAAAATCCTAA
- a CDS encoding YkgJ family cysteine cluster protein, which yields MMKPNLIAAAELDRLDTWAKYSAPMCGSCVSSCCTLPVEVKIKDLIRIGIVDEFELGDPPKNIAKRLQKEGIVERYNQKSEIFTLQRMSNNDCLYLDRKSRLCTIYEKRPDTCRNHPRVGPRPGYCAYKPKEVERERNPRTLDKF from the coding sequence ATGATGAAGCCCAACCTGATCGCCGCCGCGGAACTCGACCGACTCGATACCTGGGCCAAGTACTCCGCCCCGATGTGCGGTTCCTGCGTGTCGAGCTGCTGCACGCTGCCGGTGGAGGTCAAGATCAAGGACCTGATCCGCATCGGCATTGTCGATGAGTTCGAACTGGGCGACCCGCCGAAGAACATCGCCAAGCGCCTGCAAAAGGAAGGGATCGTCGAACGCTACAACCAGAAGTCCGAGATCTTCACGCTCCAGCGCATGAGCAACAACGATTGCCTTTATCTGGACCGCAAGAGCCGGCTGTGCACCATTTACGAGAAACGCCCGGATACCTGCCGCAACCATCCGAGGGTTGGACCGCGGCCGGGGTATTGCGCGTACAAGCCCAAGGAAGTGGAGCGCGAGCGCAATCCGCGGACGCTGGACAAATTCTGA
- the glnA gene encoding type I glutamate--ammonia ligase, with translation MSKSVQLIKDHDVKWIDLRFTDTKGTQHHVTMPARDALDDEFFEIGKMFDGSSISGWKGIEASDMILMPDDATAVLDPFTEEPTLILVCDIIEPSTMQGYDRDPRAIAHRAEEYLKSTGIGDTAFFGPEPEFFIFDSVKFKSDISGSMFKIFSEQGSWMSDQDVEGGNKGHRPGIKGGYFPVPPFDFDHEIRTSMCNALEEMGQTVEVHHHEVATAGQNEIGVKFNTLVKKADEVQTLKYCVHNVADAYGRTATFMPKPLYGDNGSGMHVHMSISKDGKNTFAGEGYAGLSDTALYFIGGIIKHGKALNGFTNPSTNSYKRLVPGFEAPVMLAYSARNRSASIRIPYVNSPKARRIEARFPDPAANPYLAFAALMMAGLDGIQNKIHPGDAADKNLYDLPPEEAKEIPQVCGSLKEALEELDKGRAFLTKGGVFSDDFIDAYIALKSEEEIKVRTFVHPLEYELYYSC, from the coding sequence ATGTCGAAGTCGGTTCAACTCATCAAAGATCATGACGTCAAGTGGATTGATCTGCGCTTCACTGACACCAAAGGTACTCAACATCACGTGACCATGCCGGCCCGTGATGCGCTGGACGACGAATTCTTTGAAATCGGAAAAATGTTCGACGGCTCCTCCATCTCTGGCTGGAAAGGCATCGAAGCCTCCGACATGATCCTGATGCCGGACGACGCAACTGCCGTCCTGGACCCGTTCACCGAAGAGCCGACCCTGATCCTGGTCTGCGACATCATCGAACCTTCGACCATGCAAGGCTATGACCGCGACCCACGCGCCATCGCCCACCGTGCCGAGGAATACCTGAAGTCCACCGGTATCGGCGACACCGCTTTCTTCGGCCCTGAGCCTGAGTTCTTCATCTTCGACTCGGTCAAGTTCAAGTCCGACATCTCCGGCTCCATGTTCAAGATCTTCTCCGAACAAGGTTCGTGGATGTCCGACCAGGACGTGGAAGGCGGTAACAAAGGCCACCGCCCTGGTATCAAAGGCGGTTACTTCCCGGTTCCACCGTTCGACTTCGACCACGAAATCCGTACCTCCATGTGCAACGCACTGGAAGAGATGGGCCAGACCGTCGAAGTTCACCACCACGAAGTGGCAACTGCCGGCCAGAACGAAATCGGCGTGAAATTCAACACGCTGGTCAAGAAGGCTGACGAAGTCCAGACCCTGAAGTACTGCGTACACAACGTTGCTGATGCATACGGCCGCACCGCGACCTTCATGCCTAAGCCTCTGTACGGCGACAACGGTTCGGGCATGCACGTGCACATGTCGATCTCCAAAGACGGCAAGAACACCTTCGCAGGCGAAGGCTATGCCGGTCTGTCGGACACCGCCCTGTACTTCATCGGCGGCATCATCAAGCACGGTAAGGCCCTGAACGGCTTCACCAACCCGTCGACCAACTCCTACAAGCGTCTGGTACCAGGCTTCGAAGCACCGGTCATGCTGGCCTACTCGGCTCGTAACCGTTCCGCCTCGATCCGTATTCCTTACGTGAACAGCCCGAAAGCCCGCCGTATCGAAGCTCGCTTCCCGGATCCGGCTGCCAACCCATACCTGGCCTTCGCTGCACTGATGATGGCCGGTCTGGACGGTATCCAGAACAAGATCCACCCTGGCGATGCCGCTGACAAAAACCTGTATGACCTGCCGCCTGAAGAGGCCAAGGAAATCCCACAGGTTTGCGGCAGCCTGAAAGAAGCCCTGGAAGAGCTGGACAAGGGCCGTGCGTTCCTGACCAAGGGCGGCGTATTCAGCGATGACTTCATCGACGCTTACATCGCACTGAAAAGCGAAGAAGAAATCAAGGTTCGCACCTTCGTACACCCACTGGAATATGAGCTGTACTACAGCTGCTGA